The Vannielia litorea genomic interval TTGCGGTCGATGCTCACGCGGATGTCCATCTCGGCGCCGTAGCGCGACTTGGCGGCGCGCGCGAGGCTCTCTTCCATCGCCTCGATCACGAGACCCGGATCGATCATCTTTTCGCGGGCCACGGCCTCGGCGGTTTGCAGCAGCTCCAGCTGGTTTGCGGAAGTAATGGCCATCAGTTGTCCTCCTGACCGTCCATGAGGGTTTGCACCTCGTCAAATTGGGTTTCATCGACATGGCCTGCGTCCTTGCGGTGGCGCAGCACGTCGCGGATGAGGTCATCGGTGAGCACGAGCTTGGCGTCGGAGAGCCAGTCGAACTCTAGGCCGATGGTCACGGGTTTGCCGTGGTCTTCGATCTCGATGAGCACCTCGTTGCCTTCGGTGCCCTGAAGCTCGCCCTTGAAGCGGCGGCGCCCGTCGATCATCTCTGTGGTCTCGATCTTGGCCTCGTAGCCTTCCCAGCGGTCAAAATCCTTGAGCCGGGTCAGGGGGCGGTCGATGCCGGGGCTGCTCACTTCGAGCGTGTATTCGTCCTCGATCGGGTCTTCCACGTCGAGCACGGCGGAGACAGCGGTGGAGATGCGGGCGCAGTCATCCACCTCGATCCCGCCCTCGGGCTTTTCGGCCATGATCTGCAGGTTGGCCGTTTTGCCGCCCATCAGGCGCAGGCGCACCAGTTCGAAGCCCATGCCCTCGATAACGGGCTGGACGATCTCGGCCATGCGCTGATCCATTCCGGTCTTGGCGATGAGGTCGGTCATAGGGGTGTGGCTTTCAGGCACAAAAAAACGGGCGCTGCGGCCCGTCGGATTTTCCGGTGGAGCATCGGGGGTGGAGGCCGACGCTGCCGCTGTTGAGGGGGATATAGGCCCGTGCGGCGCGAATCGCAAGAGGGATTGGTGGGGCGGCGCCAACCGGCGGATCAGGACAGCAGTTTGCGGACGATCCGGGCGGTGGGGCGGAGCACGCCGTGGACGCCGGGGAAGCGCTGGAGGACGCGGCCATAGAGGCGCTCAAGCCGGAGCCGGAGCCTGTGCTTGAGGCCGAGGCTGGTGCGGCGGAGGTGGTCACGTTGCATCAGGACGTTGCCGGTGGGCATGTGGCCCGCGAGCATCTGGAGCTTGTACTCCAGCTTGGCGTAGTTCCGCGCGGCCTGCCGTGTGCTCATCACCGAGACGGTGCGGTAGCCTGCATCCTGCACGCAAAGCCCGATCAGCCGCTCCTGCACATGAGCCAGCCCGCCATCGATGTGGAAGGGCTCGCGGTTGTAATCATCCCAGAGCCAGTTCCACTCGAACATGCGGGCGAGGGCCGGGATGCGGAACCAGAACATGGTGCCGTAGGCGGTGACGGGGGTGAAGGGATCGAGCTGGAGCTTGATGCCCATGTCGCGGGCGAGCTCCTGTAGCGGGCGGCGGTTGTTGTGCCATGAGTGGCCGAGGGTCGCGAAGCCGATGTGGACCACGGGAGGGATAACGAGGCCGACATCGGGGTGCGCCTCGAACTGGTCGAGCAGGTTGGAGACGTATCCGGCGCTTTCAACGAGGTTGTCGAAGAGGTGTTCCTTGAAGCTCTCCCCGACCCGCCGGGACACCTGAGGCGTGCGCTTGGAGTGCAGCCGCAGCGCGACCTCGAACTCGCCAGAGAGGGCGATATCGCGGAAGGTGATGAAGAGCGAAGACATGTCGCGGCCGCGATTGACGTGCACCTTGCGGACGGTGCGCAGGTCGGCGGGCCAGCCCTGCGCGTCGAGAAAGCTCTCTATGGCTGTGAGGTCCTCGTCGGTGGCGGTGGAGATGAAAAGGTGGGCCTTGCAGGGCAGATGGCAGATGCGCTCCCAGAACTCGGGCATCATCTCGGCGTAGAAGGCGTGGATGAAGACGGCGACGGCGCCGAAGGCCCACGCGGCCTTGTCTGGCTGGGCAGCCTGGCTAGGCAGAACCTCGTATTGATCGGTGATGGCACAGAAGTCGCGCGCCGGCAGCTGGCGCAGGCAGAACCGGGTAACAAGCGTGCAGAGTTGCGGGTTGATGCCCTCGAGCCGGTCGAGCGCGTCGCGCAGTTTGATCGCGTTCAGGTCGTGCAGCAGGGGATCGAGGAAGAGCAGGGCGCGGGGCATGACCGTGGCGCCGGGCCTGACGATGGTGTCGATCTCGAAGAGGGCGGGTGAGACCGTCTCTAACTCTGCGGCCTCGAAGGGGAATTCGAGCGGAATGGCGTTTTGGTCGAGATACTTGGCGAGGGGCAGGGTGCATTGGTTGTACTCGTCCCAGAAGTCACGGGCGGGCCGCAGTCGGGCGAGTTCTGCCAGAAGGCCTGAATGGCCGAGGGCGTCTTTGCCGAGGATCAGAAGGTCGGGGCTTGGAGCGCGGTCGAAGCCGGGGCGGGACAGCAGGCGCGGCTCGAGTTGGGGGTTGGTCCAGTAGGGTGCCCAGACACCGGCGACTCCGAGCGCGAGGCGCCGCAACGCGCCCTCTTCCGGGTCGATCAGGCCAATTGCGTGGTTTCCCGTCATGATGAGGGCATCAAGCGCGTGCGCGGCTTCTCCGAGGTGGGCAAGGCCGGATTGGTAGCCGCCGAAGACGCTGTGGATTGCGCCGTTGAAGCCGATCACCTCGATCCGGGCGCTGCCAACCGGATCGAGGCGGCGCGTCAGGGTTTCGCTCGTGCCCTTGTGGCCGGTGACCACGACAAGGCGATCCACCTCATGAGTGAGGCGGCGGAGGAAATAGAGCATGTCTTCACGGTCATCCAGATTGGCCCCGATCGTGAAGATTGCTGCGGTTTTGCTCATGATTGCGCTACTTTCAATTGCATGCCGCAGGGGCTGGGCGCTGGCTGGATGCGGTCAGACCGCCGGGACTCTGGACCACTCCACGAGCCGCTGGAGCCCGGCTTCGAGAGAGACTTGCGGGCGCCAGCCCAGCATGGTCCGTGCAGCGGAAATGTCTGCAACGGCGTGGCGGATATCGCCCGGGCGGAACTCGCCGGTGATTTCAAAGCGGTCAGGGGCGGCGCCCAGCATAGCAAGAAGGCGGCGGGAGACATCGAGCAGGCTGACGGTTTCGCCCGAGCCGATGTCGATCGCGCGTTCGGGGAGTTGGGGCACTTCGGCCAGCGCGAGGAAGGCGCGGGCGACATCGTCGACGTGGATGAAATCGCGCACCGCGTTGCCATCCTCGTAGAGCCGCAGGGCCAGCCCCTCTTGGATCTGGCGGACGAAGATGGAGAGGACGCCGGTGTAGGGATTGTTCAGCGACTGGCCTTCGCCAAAGACATTCTGCATGCGCAGAACGCCCACGCCCACTGGGGTGCCCCAGAAAGCCTGACGCAGCAGAAACTCCTGCATCAGCTTGGTAGAGGCATAGATCGAGGCGGGCGCGACAGGGCAGGTGACGGCATCGGTGGGCACCGGGTTCAGCCGCAGGCCAGTGGCATCATGGGGGGCATAATCGCCCACGGCGATGTCTGCAGGGCGGCGCTCGACCGCGGCGGCG includes:
- the rimP gene encoding ribosome maturation factor RimP: MTDLIAKTGMDQRMAEIVQPVIEGMGFELVRLRLMGGKTANLQIMAEKPEGGIEVDDCARISTAVSAVLDVEDPIEDEYTLEVSSPGIDRPLTRLKDFDRWEGYEAKIETTEMIDGRRRFKGELQGTEGNEVLIEIEDHGKPVTIGLEFDWLSDAKLVLTDDLIRDVLRHRKDAGHVDETQFDEVQTLMDGQEDN
- a CDS encoding NAD-dependent epimerase/dehydratase family protein, which produces METVFITGGAGFIGSRLTGLLAQRYRVVAYDSLLPQVHGGNPDNRARFEAAGGKLIKGDVRDRAALQDALAQVAPAIVVHLASETGTGQSYDFVGRYCEVNVGGTANLVEAIRAVGSVRRVLLASSRAVYGEGACVGPDGRPAAAVERRPADIAVGDYAPHDATGLRLNPVPTDAVTCPVAPASIYASTKLMQEFLLRQAFWGTPVGVGVLRMQNVFGEGQSLNNPYTGVLSIFVRQIQEGLALRLYEDGNAVRDFIHVDDVARAFLALAEVPQLPERAIDIGSGETVSLLDVSRRLLAMLGAAPDRFEITGEFRPGDIRHAVADISAARTMLGWRPQVSLEAGLQRLVEWSRVPAV
- a CDS encoding rhamnan synthesis F family protein — its product is MSKTAAIFTIGANLDDREDMLYFLRRLTHEVDRLVVVTGHKGTSETLTRRLDPVGSARIEVIGFNGAIHSVFGGYQSGLAHLGEAAHALDALIMTGNHAIGLIDPEEGALRRLALGVAGVWAPYWTNPQLEPRLLSRPGFDRAPSPDLLILGKDALGHSGLLAELARLRPARDFWDEYNQCTLPLAKYLDQNAIPLEFPFEAAELETVSPALFEIDTIVRPGATVMPRALLFLDPLLHDLNAIKLRDALDRLEGINPQLCTLVTRFCLRQLPARDFCAITDQYEVLPSQAAQPDKAAWAFGAVAVFIHAFYAEMMPEFWERICHLPCKAHLFISTATDEDLTAIESFLDAQGWPADLRTVRKVHVNRGRDMSSLFITFRDIALSGEFEVALRLHSKRTPQVSRRVGESFKEHLFDNLVESAGYVSNLLDQFEAHPDVGLVIPPVVHIGFATLGHSWHNNRRPLQELARDMGIKLQLDPFTPVTAYGTMFWFRIPALARMFEWNWLWDDYNREPFHIDGGLAHVQERLIGLCVQDAGYRTVSVMSTRQAARNYAKLEYKLQMLAGHMPTGNVLMQRDHLRRTSLGLKHRLRLRLERLYGRVLQRFPGVHGVLRPTARIVRKLLS